ATTTGCCATAAATCAATATTGGCAAATTGGCTCTAACCATTGTCACAGTAGTCATATGAAACGATGTTTCAGGCTCATATTTTCCACCAGTAATAACCTCATTTAAATTAAGCGCTTCACCTGGAAACATACAGTAGTAGCCAGTTGGGTACCATGCAATTACCAAAACAACCGCTATAATAATTAAATATTTAATCCAACTTCTTTTTTTCATGAATGTCCCTCCTGATAAACTTATTCTAAAAGTTTATGTCTTTAAATTTATGGAGTTAGTATGTCATATTATACATCAATTTCAAAAACTAACAAGCCAAATACCAATAAAAGCCCTCACCCTTTTAATTTAGTTAGGGTTAAGCAGGATTAAGTATTAATATCTAGAATTAGCATTTTAGGAGGGATAGAAATGTTGAATTTTGAAAAATACTTACTTTATGATGAGATAACTAATCTGTTGCAAACATGGGCTAAAACATATCCCCAGTACGCCTCTTTAAATAGTATAGGCAAAAGCTATGAAGGTAGAAATGTATGGGCTATGACTATTACCAATATTGAAACTGGTGCCCCAGAAACTAAACCTGCTATGTATATAGATGGTAATATTCATGCTGGTGAAGTTACAGGCTCTATGGCTGCTTTACATTTAATAAATACATTATTAACCTCAAGTGAAGAAAAGATAAAAACTCTACTTGATACAAAAACATTTTATATATTACCCAGAATAAATCCTGATGGAGCTGAGCTGTACTTAACTACTGCTACTAAATTGCGTAGTAGTGTAAGACCATATCCCACTTATAGAAAAGATGAAGACCCTGCTGGTTTACATGCAGAGGATATTAATGGAGATGGCAGAATACTATTAATGCGAATAAGAGATGACAAACATGGAGCATGGAAAATAAGCCATCAAGATAATCGCATGATGATAAAAAGATCACCTTTTGATTTTAATGGTCCATTTTATCATGTGTATACAGAAGGGGTATTAAAGAATGATAAAGGTGAGTTAGCTAATGAAGTTAAATATCCTTTTGAGAGTATAGACACTAAGTATGGGCTTGATTTAAACCGTAACTTCCCAGCTGGTTATAGCCCTCATACACCTGGGTCAGGACCATTTCCATTATCTGAGCCCGAAACACGTAATCAAGTTGAGTTTATTGATAGACATAATAATATTGCAGGAGTTTTGCTTTATCACACAACAGGGGGCGTTTTATTTAGACCCCATAGTACCATAGCAGATAAAAATTTTGCCAAGTCTGACCTAGCAATGTATGAGGTATTAGGTGATATAGGTACCCAAGTAACTGGCTACCCTGTAATCTGTTGTTATGGAGATATTTGGTCAGGAGTACTTGATGATTGGTGCTTTGAGGCTAAAGGGCTATACGCCTTTACTCCAGAATTATGGGATGCTGTTGGCCGAGCAGCTCCAGAACTCAAAAAGAAGTTCATGAAAAAAATGAGCAAAGAAGAAGAGCAACAACTCGAGTTAAAGCTATTACAGTGGAATGATAAAGAACTTATGGGCAAAGGCTTTATTAACTGGCACACTGTAGATCACCCCCAACTTGGTAAAGTTGAAGTTGGTGGCTGGAAAATTAAAGACTGTCGTCAAAATCCACCACTAAAGTTCCTAGAGCAAGAGTGTTATAAAATGACCCAGTTTTCATTGTCTTATGCTTTATCACTACCGCAGGTTCATATTGATGAAACTGAAGTTACCAAAATAGAAAACAATGTATATGAAATAGAAGCTTTAGTTTCTAATCACGGTTATATGGGTACTAGTATTAGTGAGCAAGCTCAAAAGCAAAAGGCTGTTCGAGAAGATTTAGTTAGAATTTCTCTGACTGATACAGCGAAACTACTAAGTGGGACCTTACAAACAAACATTGGTTATCTACAAGGTTTTTCTGCTGGTCAGCAAAAAAGGTCTTATTACTTTGGCAAACCTGCCCATTGTGCTAAACGCCTAAAATGGCTGGTTAAGTTCACTGACGAATGTGAAAAGAAAGTTAGAATTACTGTGGTTTCAGAGCGTGGTGGAATTAAGGAAAAAGAAGTTGTAATTGAATAGTAATTATAATGGGGGTTAGCTTATAAGCTAGCCCTCTGTTTTGGTGTGGATAACCCGCGGGTTATGGGGTGGACTCGCCTATCGGCTTCGTGGGGTGGGTATCCCTAGGGGATACGGGGTGGACTTCGCGGATACTTCCGTAGCTGAAAGCCCAAAAAGAGTCAGAAAATAATTCCTCAGCATAACTGGGTCACTTCGTCAGATATAATGGACTCATCATTTGAACTTAACAGACCATTTACCTATAGCTAAAAATTAGTGATTGATAAATAAAAAGTTACTTTATTATAATAATTACTTAAAATTTCTTTTATTATGTTTTTTGCTCAATTTTAAACTACAATATTCACACGGAAAGATACTTGCTATCGTACTGCTAAATCACATGAGCAGAGCGATATGTATAATCACCGTTTGCATAGCAAACCCACTCCGTTTTGACTAGTCAAAACCCACTCCACAATGCCTTTAGGCGAGTCCTCCACGTAGTTGACAGTACGTTTTATGGAACATCGTGGAATAAAATCGTTACATCTAAATTATAATAATGTCAACTACCCACACCCGATCTGGTCATATGTTCACCAATTTAAAATTTAGTTAAAATCTCTTTTACAAACACGTACGTTTGTTTTGACAAATAGTGTTTTTTTGTAATAAGATAAAAGAGTTAGTTACTTCAGGGAGGTTTTATTATTTTTAAAAAACTCAACTTAGATAATAGAAATATTATAGAAAAATACTTAAATAAAGCCAATTATGAGCTTTGTGAATATAATTTTAATACACTCATGTTATGGGATCCTGTAGAAAAATATTCATATATAACAGATGATCAAACACTGTACTTGTTTAGTGAGCAATATAAACATATGTTTATGCCAGTTACCCAACAAGAAAACTGGTTTGAGAGCTCTAAGAAACTTATTGAGTGTTTTAAAAGCAAAAATATACCTTTAATAATTGCCTATTCGTCTGAAGAATATGCCAATTACTTACTTAAAACATTTCCTAATCAGTTTATCAAGGAGCCTGTTCGCAATCTTTTTGATTACGTATATGATGCTGAAGAGTTAAGAACATTAAAAGGTAGAAAATACGTAAAAAAACGTAATCATGTAAATAAATTTTATAGAACATTTGAGAAACGTTTCGAGTATAGAGCCTTAACAGAAGCAGATTTTGAAAATTGTCGTAAACTAATACAGCTATGGCAATTTGATAAAACTACAACTGAAGCAGGTAAACACTCTTATTTTAAAAGTCATTCTTTAGAAGATGGCATTGAAAACCTCTTAGAGAACTATCAAAAACTTAATTATAAAATTGGGGGTATTTATATAGATAATGTTCTTGAGGCATTTTCTATTGGAAGTATTCTCAACGAAGATACGGCCCAAATACATGTCGAAAAAGCTAACCCTCATATAAGAGGTTTGTATCAGGTACTAAATAAAGTCTTTTTAAACGAAAACTTTCCTAATGTAAAATATGTTAATCGAGAAGACGATGTTGGGGTAGAAGGGTTGAGAAAAGCCAAACTCTCTTATCACCCAATACATTTAGTATCTAAGTATATTATAAGCGAAATTACAGGTGATTAATGATGAATTTAAGACTAGCTAACAATAGTGACCTTTTAGAAATAAAAGAGTTATGGCAGTATTGTTTTGATGATAGTGAACAGTTCGTTAACTACTACTTTAAAAATAGGTATATTCCTGAAAACACTTTAGTAATTGAAGAGAACAGTAGAATTATTACCTCATTACAGATGAATCAATACCAATTACATGTTGCAAATAAAACTATAAATACAAGCTATATTGTAGGTATTTCGACCCTTCCAGATAAACGGGGCATAGGATTAATGAAAAGAATATTACCTGCTGCTCTGCAAGCTATTAAGAGTAAAGGTCAGAGCTTTGCTTTAATGATGGCAATTGACTCTCGTTTGTATTTGAAATATCAGTTTGCTTATATCTGTGAACAACTTTGCTTTAACTACCAAACTGCTAACTGTAAAAAACAACATATTAATGTTAGTTATAAAAAAGCTAGCCATGAAGACAGCAGAATTTTAATGGAAATCTATAATAGGAAATATAGAAATACTTTTATAAAGCTACTGAGAGATGAAGAATTTTTTAAGGAGCTCATTAAGGAGTTAGCTAGTGAAAATATTAATCTTTTTTTAATAAAAGATAATGACCTAACCGAATATACAGGTTATTTTACTTATTTAATTGAAGAAAATACATTTTATATAAGAGAGTTATGTTACTTAAATTTAAATACTTTGCATGGCATTTTAAATTTTGTTTATCAACATAGTATGCAGGCTGACACAGCAGAAATTATTACATGTAGTAATGATTTTTTAAAGCAGATAACACCTATTAACAAACATACCGAGATTAATATTTTTCCATTTATTATGGGCAGAATTATTAATGTAGCAAAATTTTTAAATTTTAATTTACCTAATGCAAAAAAATGTGAAATAACAATAAAGGTAATTGATAATTACCTTGCAGAAAACAATAACTGTTATTTACTAAAACTTAAGAATAATCAGCTTACTACATTACAAACAACTAATAAACCTCAACTAGAAATGGGTATTGAAACTCTAACTCAAGTTAGCTGTGGATATTTATCAGCAATTATTTCTCGGGAAATGGGTTTAATTACAGTTTTTGATGAGGTTGCTTTTATGAATTTTACTGGATTATTTAATAAAAGTAATAATTATTTAAATGAATATGTATAAATACAATAGCCAAATTAGAAAACATTACAATTAAACATCATTTTAACTACTGTTTTTTTTATAAACACTTTAAGTGCAAGGTATTTTCTTGCACTTAAAGTGTTTTTATTTTGATTTTTTGAGATTTAACAGCTCTACAAATTGTTAATTATTTTTAATTAATAGCTAGAGTTATAGACCACCAATCATTAAGTTTTGAATAAGCAATGAAGGAGATTCAAAATAACTTCCGTTAATAATTGAGGATTTAACATCACAGGAGATATCTAAAATATTATATAGCAAATCATAGAAATTTCCGCTAGTTGTTACTTGATTAATAGCCTGAACTAATTTTCCATTCTTTATATAGTAACCATTTGAAATCAACGAAAAATCTCCTGTAACAGTATTTATGCCTGCATGCAGTCCATCAATGTTAGTAATCATTACTCCATTATCAATACTTAAAATAATCTCTTCAGTAGTTTTACTGCCTTTTTCAATATAGCAATTAAGTGCTGAGATAGCTATATTACTTTTATATGAGTTTCTAAAAGCATTTCCTGTTAGTCTTTTAGGTTTATGTGATGCATTGGTTAAAATATTTTTTAACTCACCATTGTGTATTAAATATTTCTTAAATGTTTCTGTTCCCTCATCATCAAATGTTCTTTTAAATATCCCACTATCTGGATCTTCAAATAAATTCAATTCTGTCACAGCTATTTTTTTATTTTCTTGACCTTTTAAATTACTACTGCCCTTTTCTATTGAATCAATTTTAAAGACATCTAAAAAACATGAAAAGATATCAGCCACAACACTATTCTTTAATATTACTTTATATTTACCTGTTTTTATTGGTGAAGCACTTAACATACTTGTTGCCTCATATATAGCATCTTCTAATAATGCATCATAATCAATATCAGTAAAATCTTCTTTTATTGACTTAGCACATCCACTCTTTTTATTATCTAACTCACTAGCTACCACAGTTATAGATCCAACTGTATACTTGTATTCATTCTTTAACTCTATACCTTTTTCATTAAAGATTACAATTGAAACTTTGTTCTCATAGTATGAGCATACAGGTACAGAGCTTATCTTTGCATTTAGAGTGTAGGCTTTGTCTTGAGTTTCTTTTAATTTTTGAATAACTAAATCAATATTTGTATCACTAATCTTAATATTTCTATCATTAATATTTTGCTGTTGCAAATAGCTTTTTTTAGCCTTTTTATTATTAAACACTGCAGTACTTTTAATGTTTTTTATAGCCTCTGTAATAGCTTTGTCATGAAATTGCTCGATATAGGTCTCACTATATCTATCCTGATAATTACCTCTAATATTTATGCCTTCATTATTAGCTAACTCATATTTTTGGACTTCACCATCTAAAACATTTATAGAAGCAGACTGCGAACTGTGATAATAGACCTCCACATCAGTGATATTCTCTGTATTACATCGTTTTATTATTTTTCTAATAAAATACTCACTTACCATTATCTCATTCCCCCTACTGTCATATTTGAGATTCTAACTGTAGGTTGACCTGCACCAATAAATAATGCTCCACTGGACGCAAAACAATATCCTTGACCAATACATAAATTATCTCCTACCATATCAACAAGCTTCAGTATTTCCCCACCCTTACCAATTAATGTAGCTCCCTTTACAGGAGTTGTAATTTTTCCATTTTCAATTAAATATGACTCTAATACAGAAAAATTAAACTCCCCAGTAACTGGGTTAACTGAACCAGCATCTATTGATTTAACAAATAATCCTTTATCAGTATTAGAAATAATCTGATCTTTTGAGTGTTTACCTGCCTCTATATAAGTATTTGTCATTCGTGAAGTAGGGGCAAATTTGTATGATTCTCTTCTTGCAGAACCAGTAGGCTGCATGTTCATTATTCTACTATTGAGTTTATCAATCATGTATCCTTGTAAAATACCATTTTTTATTAATACATTTTTTTTCGTTTTCATTCCCTCGTCATCAATATTTAATGAACCCCAAGCTTTATCTATACTGCCATCATCAATAAGTGTTACAACATCTGAGGCTACCTTTTGGGATAGTCTGCCTGAAAATTCAGAATTACCTCTTGCTACACTACTTGCTTCTAAACTATGGCCACAGGCCTCATGAAACATCAGACCACAAAAACCATTATCTACTACCACACTCATCTGTCCAGCTTTGCAATAATTAGCACCAGCTATGGTTAAAGCTGAACGTGCTGCTTCTCTTGCAAACCACTCAATATCTAATGTATCATAAAACTCAAAACCCATTGAGGCTCCTGGCCCCATATAGCTTTTATTAATTATGTTATTTTTTTCAGCATAAGCATTAATAAAAAGCCTTGTTTTTAGTCTGTTATCTTCTTTATAAACACCCTCTGTATTAGCAATCAATACATGCTGCTCTTGATCCAGATATCTTACAATCATTCTCTTTACTGCATTATTTGATGACAATCCAGCAGATATAGCTTGATTTATAACATTTAGCTTTTGTTTATATGAAATTTTGCTAAAGTATTTCTCTGCATCTATTTTACAAGCTTTAAGATTTGATAGTGGCGACATTGGGTTTATGCTAGTTTTATTAAATACTTTACAAATATTTTTGGTTATTTCTATAAGGTTATTTTCCGAATCGTCACTTGTATAGGTATATACAAACTTATCGTTAAAAAAAACTCTAATTCCAATTCCATAATCTTTGGCTACTAGACCATTCTCAACAATATTATTGTTAACTGTTATAACTGTGTTAAATTTATCTTCTACAAAGACTTCTGCAAAATCTCCTCCATAAGATAGTGCAGTTTGTAAAATCTTATTTATTATGTTTTGATTTATCATTTGTATTCTCCAAAATTACTAACTGATTTGCTATTTGCCATATTCAGACATAAGCATTTCCATTAAAGAAGTACCTAAGTCAATAACTCCATCAGCACTATTACATAGAACCACAACACCAAATCCATTCTCTATGTCTAGGGCATAGTAACTGGTATAACCACTAGCCAAACCATCGTGTTCATGAATTGTTTTGTTTTTTACTTTAGCTAAACGCCATCCAAGACCAATGGTTTGTTTACCACTAAAATGAACTTCTTTTGCTAAATCAAAAGCCTTCTGTAATTCTTCATCACACTCAATTTGTCCAAGATTTGCTGCAATAAAGCGCGCTAAGTCACGTGTACTACTTTTTATACCTGCGCATGCTTTCAGCGCATCAAAATCCCACTCGTATCCCTTTGTACTACCAGTTAAATATGGCAAAGCTTTTCGAGCTTGTAATTGCTCGCTTAAATAGATTGCTGTACTTTTCATATTTAGTGGATCAAAAATATTCTTTTTCAGCAAATCTTCATATGTGCAACCTTCAACATCCTCCAAAATGCACCCCAATAATCCAAAACCAAGGTTAGAATACTCGTATAAAGTTCCAGGTTTGCGATGCAATGTATTTTTTGATAGAAATGTTATTAATTTTTCTTTAGTATAGTTCTTATATGGATTTGGCCCTGAACTCCAATTTCTAGGCATTCTAGGTAACCCAGATGAATGGGTTGCTAAATGTTTTAGCGTCATAACTGAGTCCTTATACTCATATGATTTTAGATAATCTGCATACTTGTTTACTGAATCATCTAATGAAACTTTTCCTTGTAAAGACTCAAAAGCTAATAATGAACCTGCAAAAGGTTTAGATAAGGAGGCTATTTCATAGATAGTATTTTTTGTTACCTTTTCTACATCTACGCTAGTCTTGCCATAATTCAAGTAAGCAACATTACCATCCTTAATTATTGCGACTGACATTCCTACAAACTCTTTTTCATTAAAGTATTTATCACAAGTACTATTAATAGCTTTAAGAATCTCTTTATCTTTTAGTTTACCTAATTCACTTTCGTCACTACATCCAACACATAATCCTAATACACATATAACTATTAAAGTTAATAATATGGTTTTGTTTAAAACTCTCATAAATATTCTCCATTTTTAATTACTTGTTTATACCATTTATAAAAACTGTTTATAATGATGACATGCAACAAAATGATTTTTTTCAACCTCTTTAAGAGCCGGACGTTCTTTTCTACATATATCAGTTGCAAAACTACACCTAGTTGAAAACTTACATGCTTTAGGTGGATTTATAGGACTTGGCACTTCTCCTTCAATTATTAAACGTTTTCTTTGTTTTGCAGGATCAGGCTCTGCATCAGGTATAGCTGACAAAAGTATTTGAGTATAAGGATGTAAAGTGTGTTCAAATAATTTTTCGCTATCACAAAGTTCAACCAAACTGCCTAGATACATTACTCCAATCCTGTGTGATATATGTCTAACCATTGATAGATCATGAGAAATAAATAAATAGGTTAAATCTCGTTCTTTTTGCAACTTAATCAGTAGGTTAACAATCTGTGCTTGTATAGACACATCTAAAGCTGAAATTGGCTCATCACAAACAATTAATTTTGGTTCTACTATTAATGCACGAGCTATTCCTATGCGTTGACATTGCCCCCCAGAAAGTTCATGGGCAAAGCGATTGCCAAAGCTTTTAGTGAGTCCTACAGAGTATAGTATCTCATCTACTTTTTTACTTTTTTCTTTTTTTGATAATTTAAAATGTACATTAAGCCCCTCTGCAATAATCTCAAAAATTGTCATTCTAGGATTAAGAGATGAATAAGGGTCTTGAAAAATCATCTGTGCATTTTTTTTAAAAGATAGCGTTTCGTTTTTATTAAATTTACTTATATCTTCTCCATTAAAGGTTACCTGACCAGCAGTTTGCTCGTATAGTTTTAATACAGTTCTACCACATGTTGTTTTACCACATCCAGACTCACCAACTAACCCTAGAGTCTCTCCTTTTTTTATTACAAAACTAACATCATCAACGGCTTTTAAGGTAGTATTTTTACCTACATTAAAATACTTACAAAGGTTTTGAACCTCTAAAATATTATCACTCATGTTAAATATTCTCCTTTTTATATAAAGGTTCTACATTAGGAGCAGAGGGATGCATTAACCAACATGATAATCTATGGTTATCTGTTAATACGGTTTCTATTGGCATTTGCTCACGACAAATTTTCATACAGTATTGACATCTATCTGCAAAAGGACAATGATTTAAAGGTAATATTAAATCAGGCGGTGTTCCTTTTAAAGCATATAGCTCTTGTCTACTTTTAGCCAATTTAGGAATTGAACTTAATAATGCCCAAGTATATGGATGTTTTGGATTGTAAAATATTTCTTTGGCATTGCCTCGCTCAACAACTTGTCCTGCATACATAACTTGAATTTTGTCAGCAAAATTAGCTACTACTCCTAAGTCATGAGATACTAGAATAATTGACATATTAAGCTCTTCTTTTAACTCACTTAATAAATCCATAATTTGAGCTTGAATTGTAACATCAAGTGCAGTAGTTGGTTCATCAGCTATTAAAACACTTGGATTACAGGCTAACGCTATAGCTATCATAACTCTTTGGCGCATACCTCCTGATAGCTGATGAGGATAAGAATCCAGTCTTTTTTCAGCATCGGGAATACGTACTAAATGAAACATCTTGAGAGCTTCTTTTCTGGCCTCATCCTTATTTAAATTCCTGTGAAGTATTAAACTCTCCATAACTTGCTTTCCACAAGTCATTGTAGGATTAAGCGAACTCATTGGGTCTTGAAAAATCATACTAACTTCATTACCTCTATACTCTTGCAGTCTTTTTTTATTCATCTCCAACACATTTTCACCATTATAGAGTATTTTGGAACCATCTTTTATTTCAGCTACAGATTCTTTTAGTAACCTCATAATTGACTTTGCTGTCACTGTTTTTCCGCATCCCGATTCACCCACAAAAGCAAGTGTCTCACGTTTTTTTAAATCAAAGCCAACTCCTCTTACTGCTCTTATTTCACCTGCATAAGTGTTAAAAGAAATTCTAAGGTCTTTAACTTCTAAGATTTTATTCATAAAAATACCTACTTTCGTAAACGTGGATCAAGTGCATCACGTAAACCATCACCCATAAGAGTGAAGGATAACATTGTTAAAGCAATCATAAACGCTGGAAAAAAGAGTTGATACGGATAGTGCGTAAATACTCCTTGAGCAGATGAGGCTAATGCACC
This Clostridium sp. 'deep sea' DNA region includes the following protein-coding sequences:
- a CDS encoding M14 family metallopeptidase, with translation MLNFEKYLLYDEITNLLQTWAKTYPQYASLNSIGKSYEGRNVWAMTITNIETGAPETKPAMYIDGNIHAGEVTGSMAALHLINTLLTSSEEKIKTLLDTKTFYILPRINPDGAELYLTTATKLRSSVRPYPTYRKDEDPAGLHAEDINGDGRILLMRIRDDKHGAWKISHQDNRMMIKRSPFDFNGPFYHVYTEGVLKNDKGELANEVKYPFESIDTKYGLDLNRNFPAGYSPHTPGSGPFPLSEPETRNQVEFIDRHNNIAGVLLYHTTGGVLFRPHSTIADKNFAKSDLAMYEVLGDIGTQVTGYPVICCYGDIWSGVLDDWCFEAKGLYAFTPELWDAVGRAAPELKKKFMKKMSKEEEQQLELKLLQWNDKELMGKGFINWHTVDHPQLGKVEVGGWKIKDCRQNPPLKFLEQECYKMTQFSLSYALSLPQVHIDETEVTKIENNVYEIEALVSNHGYMGTSISEQAQKQKAVREDLVRISLTDTAKLLSGTLQTNIGYLQGFSAGQQKRSYYFGKPAHCAKRLKWLVKFTDECEKKVRITVVSERGGIKEKEVVIE
- a CDS encoding metallopeptidase TldD-related protein, encoding MVSEYFIRKIIKRCNTENITDVEVYYHSSQSASINVLDGEVQKYELANNEGINIRGNYQDRYSETYIEQFHDKAITEAIKNIKSTAVFNNKKAKKSYLQQQNINDRNIKISDTNIDLVIQKLKETQDKAYTLNAKISSVPVCSYYENKVSIVIFNEKGIELKNEYKYTVGSITVVASELDNKKSGCAKSIKEDFTDIDYDALLEDAIYEATSMLSASPIKTGKYKVILKNSVVADIFSCFLDVFKIDSIEKGSSNLKGQENKKIAVTELNLFEDPDSGIFKRTFDDEGTETFKKYLIHNGELKNILTNASHKPKRLTGNAFRNSYKSNIAISALNCYIEKGSKTTEEIILSIDNGVMITNIDGLHAGINTVTGDFSLISNGYYIKNGKLVQAINQVTTSGNFYDLLYNILDISCDVKSSIINGSYFESPSLLIQNLMIGGL
- a CDS encoding serine hydrolase domain-containing protein; translation: MRVLNKTILLTLIVICVLGLCVGCSDESELGKLKDKEILKAINSTCDKYFNEKEFVGMSVAIIKDGNVAYLNYGKTSVDVEKVTKNTIYEIASLSKPFAGSLLAFESLQGKVSLDDSVNKYADYLKSYEYKDSVMTLKHLATHSSGLPRMPRNWSSGPNPYKNYTKEKLITFLSKNTLHRKPGTLYEYSNLGFGLLGCILEDVEGCTYEDLLKKNIFDPLNMKSTAIYLSEQLQARKALPYLTGSTKGYEWDFDALKACAGIKSSTRDLARFIAANLGQIECDEELQKAFDLAKEVHFSGKQTIGLGWRLAKVKNKTIHEHDGLASGYTSYYALDIENGFGVVVLCNSADGVIDLGTSLMEMLMSEYGK
- a CDS encoding TldD/PmbA family protein — encoded protein: MINQNIINKILQTALSYGGDFAEVFVEDKFNTVITVNNNIVENGLVAKDYGIGIRVFFNDKFVYTYTSDDSENNLIEITKNICKVFNKTSINPMSPLSNLKACKIDAEKYFSKISYKQKLNVINQAISAGLSSNNAVKRMIVRYLDQEQHVLIANTEGVYKEDNRLKTRLFINAYAEKNNIINKSYMGPGASMGFEFYDTLDIEWFAREAARSALTIAGANYCKAGQMSVVVDNGFCGLMFHEACGHSLEASSVARGNSEFSGRLSQKVASDVVTLIDDGSIDKAWGSLNIDDEGMKTKKNVLIKNGILQGYMIDKLNSRIMNMQPTGSARRESYKFAPTSRMTNTYIEAGKHSKDQIISNTDKGLFVKSIDAGSVNPVTGEFNFSVLESYLIENGKITTPVKGATLIGKGGEILKLVDMVGDNLCIGQGYCFASSGALFIGAGQPTVRISNMTVGGMR
- a CDS encoding GNAT family N-acetyltransferase, which gives rise to MNLRLANNSDLLEIKELWQYCFDDSEQFVNYYFKNRYIPENTLVIEENSRIITSLQMNQYQLHVANKTINTSYIVGISTLPDKRGIGLMKRILPAALQAIKSKGQSFALMMAIDSRLYLKYQFAYICEQLCFNYQTANCKKQHINVSYKKASHEDSRILMEIYNRKYRNTFIKLLRDEEFFKELIKELASENINLFLIKDNDLTEYTGYFTYLIEENTFYIRELCYLNLNTLHGILNFVYQHSMQADTAEIITCSNDFLKQITPINKHTEINIFPFIMGRIINVAKFLNFNLPNAKKCEITIKVIDNYLAENNNCYLLKLKNNQLTTLQTTNKPQLEMGIETLTQVSCGYLSAIISREMGLITVFDEVAFMNFTGLFNKSNNYLNEYV
- a CDS encoding ABC transporter ATP-binding protein produces the protein MNKILEVKDLRISFNTYAGEIRAVRGVGFDLKKRETLAFVGESGCGKTVTAKSIMRLLKESVAEIKDGSKILYNGENVLEMNKKRLQEYRGNEVSMIFQDPMSSLNPTMTCGKQVMESLILHRNLNKDEARKEALKMFHLVRIPDAEKRLDSYPHQLSGGMRQRVMIAIALACNPSVLIADEPTTALDVTIQAQIMDLLSELKEELNMSIILVSHDLGVVANFADKIQVMYAGQVVERGNAKEIFYNPKHPYTWALLSSIPKLAKSRQELYALKGTPPDLILPLNHCPFADRCQYCMKICREQMPIETVLTDNHRLSCWLMHPSAPNVEPLYKKENI
- a CDS encoding phosphatidylglycerol lysyltransferase domain-containing protein — its product is MEKYLNKANYELCEYNFNTLMLWDPVEKYSYITDDQTLYLFSEQYKHMFMPVTQQENWFESSKKLIECFKSKNIPLIIAYSSEEYANYLLKTFPNQFIKEPVRNLFDYVYDAEELRTLKGRKYVKKRNHVNKFYRTFEKRFEYRALTEADFENCRKLIQLWQFDKTTTEAGKHSYFKSHSLEDGIENLLENYQKLNYKIGGIYIDNVLEAFSIGSILNEDTAQIHVEKANPHIRGLYQVLNKVFLNENFPNVKYVNREDDVGVEGLRKAKLSYHPIHLVSKYIISEITGD
- a CDS encoding oligopeptide/dipeptide ABC transporter ATP-binding protein gives rise to the protein MSDNILEVQNLCKYFNVGKNTTLKAVDDVSFVIKKGETLGLVGESGCGKTTCGRTVLKLYEQTAGQVTFNGEDISKFNKNETLSFKKNAQMIFQDPYSSLNPRMTIFEIIAEGLNVHFKLSKKEKSKKVDEILYSVGLTKSFGNRFAHELSGGQCQRIGIARALIVEPKLIVCDEPISALDVSIQAQIVNLLIKLQKERDLTYLFISHDLSMVRHISHRIGVMYLGSLVELCDSEKLFEHTLHPYTQILLSAIPDAEPDPAKQRKRLIIEGEVPSPINPPKACKFSTRCSFATDICRKERPALKEVEKNHFVACHHYKQFL